The nucleotide sequence GAAGACGCCGCTGGTGCGCGAGGAACTGGCGTCGGGCGAGGCCAGCGCGGTGCGCAGATGCACCGGCGAGTTCGCCTGCCCGTTCCAGCGCATCGAGCACCTTCGGCTGTTCGTGTCGCGCCGCGCCTTCGACATCGAGGGATTGGGGGAAAAGCAGATCGCGTTCTTTTTCGAGGATGCCGATTTGCCGGTGAAGGAGCCGGCCGCCATCTTCACCCTGGCGCGGCGCGATGCGGCGAACTTCAAGAAGCTGAAGGACAAGGACGGCTTCGGCACCACCTCGGTGAAGAACCTGTTCGCTGCCATCGAGGCGCGGCGCACGGTGGCGCTGGAGCGCTTCCTCTACGCCCTCGGCATTCGTCATGTCGGTGAGACCACCGCGCGCCAGCTCGCCCGCGCCTATGGCTCCTGGACCGCGTTCTGCGCCGCCGCCGAGAAGATCGCGGCGGGGGATGAGGCGGCGCGGGCGGAGATGGATGCCATCGACCAGATCGGCGATGCGGTGGTGGGCGCGGTCGCGGCGTTCTTCGCCGAGCCGCACAACCTCGGCATCGTCGAGAACCTGGTGGCGGAAGTCACCATCCTTGATGCCGAGCAGCCTCGCTCCGAAAGCCCGGTGGCCGGTAAGACCGTCGTCTTCACCGGCACGCTGGAAAAGATGACGCGGGATGAGGCCAAGGCGATGGCCGAGCGCCTGGGCGCCAAGGTGGCGGGCTCGGTGTCGGCCAAGACCTCCTACGTTGTTGCCGGCCCCGGCGCCGGCTCCAAGCTCGACAAGGCGAAAGGCCTCGGCGTCGTAGTGCTGACCGAGGACGAGTGGTTCGAGCTGATCGGCGAGACGCGCTGATTTCCGTCAGCTGTTTGGTGAGCCCGGCTCATCCAATGGAGCGGCCGAACACCGCGTCGCCAAGGATGATGTCGGGTTACATCAGTGGCCCTGATGAGCGACCATTCTCGGCCTCATGCTGAGGAGGCTGCGAAGCAGCCGTCTCGAAGCATGGGCCGGGCAGGCCGAACCTCAGGACGCGTATCAGGCGATGTGGCCGTGGCGGATGGCCTCGGCCACCGCCTGGGTGCGCGAGCCGGCGCCCAGCTTGCGCATCGCGGCGTTGAGGTGGGCGATCGCGGTGAATTCGCTGATCAACAGCCGGTCGCCGATCTGGCGGGAGGTGAAGCCTTCCGAGCACCACGCCAGGCACTCGCGCTCGCGCGGGGTCAGCGGACCCGGCTCGCTCGCGGTCGGCAGCCCGGCGGCGGCGGCGTGCAGCGCCGGGGCGACCAGCTCGATCACCGCCGATTCCGTCGGCGAGAACGCCTCGTGGCGGTAGATCACCACGGCGCCGACCGGCCGGCCGAAATGGCGGATCGGCACGCCGACGAAATGACGCCCGGCGCCTTCCTTCACGGTTTGCAGCCGGCGGGCGGCGATGAGGTCGGGCGTCGCATCCGCCAGCACGGTGTCGGAAAACAAGCCGGGCGACCGCCGCATCACCAGCACGGTGGGGTCGGTCTCGAACCAGCGAGCGCCGAGATAGTCGTGCAGCAGCCCCTCGGGCCAGGTGCTGGCGAGCACCGTGCCGGTGCCGATGCCCCGTCCGGGCTGCGGCAGGCCGGCCATCGAATAGCGCTCGAACGGCGCCATCCGGTGCAGCGCCGCGAGGTGGGCCGACAACAGCCTCCCACCCTCGCTGCCCGCTTGTGGGGCGGCGAGGATGGCGGCAACCTTCTCGGCAACGACGCCGCACGCCTGCATAATTACGGATGATATTTGATTGGCGGCGTTTTGCAACCTTTCGGCGAAACGCGGGCGTCGCCCACGAGGCGCCGCCGGCGTCCCGCCGTCAGCGGAACACCACGGTCTTGGTCCCGTTGGGCAGCACGCGGTGCTGGGTGTGCCAGCGCACCGCGCGCGACAGCACCCGGGTCTCGATGTCGCGGCCGATGGTGATCAGCTCGTCCACCGTCAGGGTGTGGTCGACCCGCTCGACGTCCTGCTCGATGATCGGGCCCTCGTCGAGGTCCTTGGTGACGTAGTGGGCAGTGGCGCCGATCAGCTTCACGCCGCGGGTGTGGGCCTGATGGTAGGGCATGGCGCCCTTGAAGCTCGGTAGAAACGAGTGGTGGATGTTGATGGCGCGCCACGCCAGCGCTTCGCACAGCTTGGGCGACAGGATCTGCATGTAGCGGGCGAGCACGATCAGGTCGATCTTGAGGTCGTCGACCAGCTTGATGATCTTGTCCTCTTGCTGGGCGCGGGTCTCGTTGGTCACCGGCAGATGGTAGAACGGAATGCGGTGCCAGCCGCTCATCTGCTCAAGGTCGCGGTGGTTGGAGATGATCGCCGGAATCTCGATCCGCAGGCTGCCGCTGAGGTAGAGATACAGCATATTGTTGAGGCAGTGGCCCTGCTTGGAGACCAGCAGCAGCACGCGGTCCTTGCGGCGCTCGTCGTGAAAGCCCCACTTCATCGAGAACTTGCTGGCGATCGGCGCGAACTTCGGGGTCAGATCGGCGAACGACAGCCCCGGCGGCAGCAGGAACGCCGTGCGCATGAAGAACTGGCCGGTCTCGATGTCACCGAAGTGCGACGACGAGGTGATGAAGCACTCGTGATGGGTCAGAAATCCGCTGACCTCCGCCACCACGCCGATGCGGTCGGGACAGGAGATCGTCAGCGTGAACTGCGGTTGCGCCGGCTCGGAAGAAGCCTGCACGATCTGGGACTGCGGGAGCGGTAACTGCATAATCGCGTGTCCGTACTCGAAGCCGCCGGGTTAGCGGGCGGGATCGATGCAACGGAACCCCGGGGGTCGGGCTCTGCCGCGTCGAGGGATGGAGTCGCGTATCATCGACGAGCAGAACGCGCCTGGGGCCGACCTCGGCGCGGCAATGCCCGCGGCCACGGATTAGCACTCTCCGCGGCCGCTGGCACCCGGATTTCGCCCGGCATACGCATCATGACCGAGACCATGATGTCGCGCCGGCGGTATTTGCGGCGAAACGCCGGGGGCCTGCGTGCCGTTTTTTGGCAGGGCGGAGACCGGGGTCAGGTCAGCGTGCCCGTGGTGTCACCGATGGCCTCGGGCGAGCCGGGCGCTGCGGTGACGGGACGCGGACGCGGCGGGGCGCCAAAGCCCGGACGTGCTCCGAAGCCCGGCCGACCGCCACGAGCGTCACGCGCCGGGCGCTTGGGCGCCGGCAGCAGACCTTCGCGCTGGGCCTGCTTGCGAGCGGCCTTGCGCATGCGACGAACGGCCTCGGCCTTTTCGCGGGTCTTGCGCTCGGAGGGCTTCTCGTAGGCCCGCCGCTGCTTCATCTCGCGGAAGACGCCTTCCCGCTGCATCTTTTTCTTGAGGACTTTGAGGGCTTGTTCGACATTGTTGTCGCGGACGAAAACCTGCAAACGATGTTCCGATCTTTGGGTTGTGCTGCGCGGCCAGCCGGGTACGACGGCGGCAGCCTGGGAAATGCGGTTGCTTATCACGTCCGGCGGGCAACGCTGCGAGAAAACGCGGCCTGCCGCCGAAAATTCGCCATTCTACCTACTCCAGGGTGTTCCTCTGCGAGGAAACCCTTGTGGCTCGGGCCGCCAGCGCCTATATCCCCGCCGGTATCGAACTTTGGCCGGACGATCGGGCCGTTCCGCCCAGGCTTAGCCGGGCGCACGTTCTCAAGTCTTTCCAAACATCGACGAACCTGGAGTTGCGGAACGCGCGCTGTTCTGCGATCACGTGCACCTGACTGGCGGAGGAGACACCACATGATTACCGGCACCGTGAAATTCTACAACGACCAAAAGGGCTATGGCTTCATCCGTCCCGACGACGGCAGCAAGGACGTGTTCGTCCACGCCACTGCGCTCGAGCGTGCCGGCATCCGCGGCCTCGCCGAGGGCCAGAAGGTGACCTTCGACACCGCCGAGGACCGTCGCACCGGCAAGGTCGCGGTCAACAACATCCAGCCGGCGTGATCGCCGGCGGCCCGGCATGCCTTGAGGGTCGGGCCGCGGCTGTTGCGCGACGGATCTGACGCAAGGGAACTTGCGTAACGGATTTTCCGCGGAGGCCTGCCCTGACCCAGGGCGGCGCTGAGTGCGCGCGGAGAAACTCCACAGTCGACTCACAACGGCCGCGCCCGGTTACCGGGCGCGGCCGTTGCCGTTTCGACCGGGCGATTGACGGCGCCGGCCCGGCCGGGTTAGCTGGCGGCATAGTTCCAGCATCCCGGAACACGGTGAAAATCCGTGGCGGACCCGCCGCTGTAATCGGGGACGCCGCTTCGACGGCGAGAGCCAGCCACTGACGGGGACCACCCGGTCGGGAAGGCGCGAGGCGGCGGTCGATCCGAGAGCCAGAAGACCTGCTGGAACGTCAGATCGGGCGAAATCCGATGGCAAAGGGTTTCGGCAGTCCCGCGTGCGCTTGCGCGCGGCCGCTGCCGAACGCCCGGTCGCCAACATGGAGCCCGAGGAATGGACCACACCGCCACTGCCACCACCCGCCCCGCCGCCGCTCAGCCGGCGCCGCGCCCCGCCGTCATCGCCATCCGCAAGAGTTGCGACAGCGAGGGCACCGGCCTGTCGCACTTCGTGCTGATGGACAAAGAGGCTTTGAAATGAACGCGCCGTTCGATCCGACGGCGCTCGGGACGGCCCCCTCGCGGGGCCGTTTCGTCAACAGCGGCATGGGGCCTCAGCTTCAGCCCTACGACATCGGCCACCCCACCCATATCGCGCTGATCTCGCCCGACACCGCGTTCTGGGCGCTGATCGCCAAGGACCAGCTCGCCGACACCCTGGCCGGCGGCGCGCTGCTCGAAGGCTATCGCGCCAGCGCCGACGCCTTCGGCCGCGAGATGGCGGCGCTCAGGTTCGGGCTCAAGCCCTCGGCGGTCTATGTCAACGCCACCGAGCGCTGCAACCTCAACTGCACCTATTGCTACATCCCGGCCGAGATGCGGCGGGACGGCACCGACATGGATGCGCCGACCCTGCTCGACGCACTGTCGCGGCTCGAGCGCTATTTCCGCCGCCACATGCCGGAGGGGCGCAAACCGCAGATCATCTTCCACGGCGCCGAGCCGATGATCGCGCGGGACGCCATCTTCCAGGGCATCGACGCCTTCAAGGACCGCTTCCGCTTCGGGGTGCAGACCAACGCCACGTTGCTCGACGACAAGGCTATCGCCTTCCTTACCAGCCGCGGCGTCGGCATCGGCCTGTCGCTCGACGCCCCGGTCGCGGCGATCGCCGACCGCACCCGCGCGAACTGGAGCGGCGCCGGGGTCTATAACAAGGTGGTCGAGGCGATCGAACGGCTGAAGGGCTATCCGGCCTTCAACGTCATCTGCACCATGAGTTCGCAGAACCTGGACCAGCTCGATGCCATGGTCGAGTTCCTGCACGCCCGCGAGGTGCCGGCATGCATGCTCAACGTCATCCGCTGCACGCTGCCCGGCGCGCGCACGGTGCGGCCCGACGATGCGCCGCTGGCCGAGGCGTTCATCGCCGCGCTGGAGCGCAGCCACGCGCTCTATCGCCAAACCGGCCGCAAGCTGGTGGTGGCGAACTTCGCCAACATCCTGATCGGCATCCTGGCGCCGACCGCGCGGCGGCTGATGTGCGACATCTCGCCGTGCGGCGGCGGGCGGGCGTTCTTCGCGTTGGTGCCGAACGGCGATCTGTTCCCGTGCAGCGAGTTCATCGGCCTGCCTGAGTTCAAGGGCGGCAACCTGTTTGCCGACGACATCGACGAGGTGCTGGCGCAGCCGGCCTTCACCAAGGTCTCCGGCCGCAAGGTCGAGGACATCGCGCCGTGCCGGGGCTGTGCCATCCGCCATTTCTGCGGCTCGCCGTGCCCGGCCGAGGCGCACGAGATGAACGGCGGCATGGATCGCACCGGCGCCTATTGCGAGTTCTACGAGGAGCAGACGCGCTACGCCTTCCGGCTGATCGCCGAGGGCCGCCACGCCGACTTCCTGTGGGACGGCTGGGACGACGGCACCGAGACGGTGTTCGACGCAGCTCGGCTGGGCTGTTGACGTCCGCCGCATCATCCCGGCCGAAGCGCAGCTTCGTGCCGGGATCGGGTGCGGCAGGGAAACGATACTGAAAACGGTCCCGGCTCGGCGCTTCGCGCCGTCCGGGATGGACGAAATCGAACGGCTGCCTGAATTGGATTGAAGGCCCCGGTGTTTTGAGCCGAGTCGCTTTGCCAGCGCGGCGTTCGGGTCTATCGCAGGGCCGATGTCCATTTGGCGGATAATTGCTGGATGATCGGCCGCGTTGTTCTCAGCCTTCTCGGCATCCTGCTGCTCGTTTGGGGCCTCGGCACGCCGCTGGTGGCGATGTTCGGCGCCGAGGCTGAGGGCCGCGTCACCCACGTCCGCCGCCAGGGCGGCGAGCGCGGCGAGGCGGTGCCCAACCGCTACACCTACGCCATCGCCTATGAGTTCCGCTTGCCGGACGGTACCACCGCCGAGGGCGTCACCCAGCGCGTGGGCGATGCGTTTTCGCCCCGCCTTTCCGAAGATGGCCGCCCGCTCAAGGTGCGCTACCTGCGGCATTTTCCGCGCATCAGCACGCTGGGCTGGCGGTGGGAGAACGCGATCGAGAACCTGATCGTTGGCGCAGTGGGAGGCCTCCTGATCGTGCTGCCGTGGCGCAGGCGAAAGGTGGCCGCAACGCGGGCGTGCCGTCAGGCGTGACGGGGCGTTGCTGCTTTGAAGCGTCTTCGAGCTTCGTCATCCCGGCCGAGCGCAGCGAGAGCCGGGATCGGGTGCGGAAGGGGCGCGATACTGAAAACGATCCCGGCCAAGCGCCGGATGCGGGGCATCCGGCGCCCGGCCGGGACGATGACCTCGTCCGCTGCAATCCGTCCCAGCGCCGCGGCTTCAGACTCGGCGCGCTGCGCTCAGCTCATCAGCCGCGGCATCGCCGGCTCCGCGGGGCCGGCGATCTCGGCGCGGATGTCGATGATGGCGTTCTTCCCGTCGACCCGCACCACGGTCGGGCAATGGCCGCGAGCCTCCTCGGCGGTCATGTCGGCGAAGGTGGCGAGGATGACGAGGTCGCCCGGCTGGTTGCCGTGCGCCGCCGCGCCGTTGATGCAGATGACGCCGGAGCCGCGCGGCCCGTCGATGGCGTAGGTGACGAGGCGGGTGCCGCGCGTCACGTTCCACACGTGCAGTTCCTGGTTCGGCAGCATGCGCGCGGCGTCCATCAGGTCGGCGTCGATGGTGCAGCTGCCCTCGTAATGAAGGTCGGCGTGGGTGATGGTGGCGCGATGGATCTTCGACCAGAACATCCGCAGGTGCATGGGGGCGCCCTTCAATCTATCTTTCGCCGTGCCGCTTACCACGCCAGCGGCGTGCCGTCATAGTTGAAGAAGCTGCCGGTCTGCGCCAAGGTCAAGGCGTCGATGGTGGCGATCAGGTTGCGGGCCGACTCGGCCACCGCCAGCGGCGCCTGCGGCCCGCCCATGTCGGTCTTGACCCAGCCCGGATGCACCGCGGCCACCGCGATGCCGGCGTCCTTCAGCTCCAGCGCCAGCGCCTGCATCACCTTGTTCAGCGCGGTCTTGGAGGTGCAATAGGCGACGTCGCCCGGCATCGGCCGCGCCAACTGCCCCATGATGCTCGAGATCATGACGATGCGCGGCTTGATGCCGGCCTCAAGGTTGGACACCAGCGCCTGCGACACCCGCAGCGGGGCCAGGGTGTTGACCGCCAGCGTCCGGGCGAACCCTTCGAAGTCCATGTCGAGCGCGCCCTGGCGCTCGGGGCCGTGGATGCCGGCATTGTTGATCAGCACGTCGAGCGGCTGACCGGCGATGGCATCGGCCAGCGCATCGACGGAGGCCTGATCGGTGACATCCAGGCGGTGAAGGGTAACCTGGCCGGGGTGTTTGCCGGCCAGCACGGCGAGAGGGTCGACGTCCGGGTTGCGGGCGCAGACGAACACGCGCTCGCCGCGCAGCACCAGCTGCTCGACGATGCCAAGGCCGATGCCGCGATTGGCGCCGGTGATCAGATAACTGGCCATGGGAGCCTCCTTACGCTCAGCATATGGGGCGGGTGGCGGCCGCAAGCCAGGCCGCGGTCTGCGCATCGACCAGCGGGCCGATCTCGGCGGCGACGCGGCCGTGGTAGGCGTCGAGCCAGGCGATTTCCTCCGGCGTCAGCAGGGCGGGCTCGACCAGCTGGCGGTCGATCGGCGCCAGCGTCAGCGCCTCGAAGCCGAGCAGCGGCCGCTCGCCGCCCGCGGGGGTCGGCACCTCGCGCACCAGCTCCAGGTTTTCGATGCGGATGCCGTAGGCGCCGGCACGGTAATAGCCCGGCTCGTTGGAGAGGATCATGCCCGGCTCGAGCGCGGTGTGGCCGAGGCGGGAGATGCGCGCCGGGCCCTCGTGGACCGAGAGGTAGCTGCCGACGCCGTGGCCGGTGCCGTGGTCGAAGTCGAGCCCGGCCGCCCACAGCGCCCGCCGTGCGAACGGGTCGAGCTGGGCGCCGGTGGTGCCGGCCGGAAACACCGCGGTGGCGATGGCGATGTGGCCCTTCAGCACCAAGGTGAAGTGGCGGCGCATGGCGGCGGTCGGCGCACCGATGGCGATGGTGCGGGTGATGTCGGTGGTGCCGTCCTGATATTGGCCGCCGGAATCGACCAGCAGGATGCCGGGCTCGACCCGACGGTTGGTCGCGGTGGTGACGCGGTAGTGCGGCAGCGCCGCGTTCGGCCCGGCGCCGGCGATGGTGGGGAAGGAGATGTCGCGCAGGAGCCCGCTGTCGCGCCGGAAGCTCTCCAGCGCCTCGGCCACCGCGACCTCGGTGAGTTGGCCGGCCGGCGCCTCGCGATCGAGCCAGGCCAGGAAGCGGACGATGGCGGCGCCGTCGCGGCGGTGGGCGGCCTTGCTGCCGGCGATCTCGACCGCGTTCTTGACCGCCTTCAGCCGGGCGATCGGGTCGGCCCCGACGTCGGCGATGCCGCCGGCGCGCTCGACCACGCCGGCAAGCCGGTCGGGGGCGCTGTCGCGATCGAGCCGCACGGTGGCGCCGGTGGCCGCCAGGATCGAAAGCTGGGTCTCCAGCTCCGCCGGCTCGGCGAGGCTTGCCACCTCCGCCAGCGCGGCGCGAACGTCGCCGGCGAGCTTGCGATGGTCAAGGAACAGCTGCAGCTCGCCCTCGCACGGGATCATCGCCCAGCCCAGCGGCAGCGGGGTGTGGGCGACGTCGCCGCCGCGGATGTTGAACACCCAGGCCAGGGCGTGCGGGTCGGTCACCAGCAGGCAGTCGGCCCGGGCCTCGGCCAGGGCGGCGCGGACGCGGTCGAGCTTGGCGCTCGCGGCTTCGCCGGCAAATTCGAGCGGGTGGAGCACGACCGGCGCGCAGGGCGACGCCGGCCGGTCGGTCCACACCCGGTCGATCGGGTTCGGCTCGACCGCGACCAGGCTGCCGCCGGCGGCCTTGGCGGCGGCGGCGAGCTTGCGCGCCTGCTCGCGGGTGTGCAGCCAGGGATCATAGCCGAGCCTGCCGCCGGCGAGGTTGGCGGCGATCCAGGCATCCGGCGTGCGGTCGACGATATTGATGGGCTCGAACCGCGCGGTATCGACCTCCAGGCCGACCTGGAGGGTGTAGCGGCCGTCGACGAAGATCGCGGCGCGCTCCCGCAGCACAACCACGGTGCCGGCCGAGCCGGAAAAGCCGGTCAGCCACCGCAGCCGCTCCTCGGCGGGCGGGACGTATTCGTTCTGGTAGGCGTCGGCGCGCGGCACCACGAAACCGTCAAGCCCGAGCCGGGCGAGTTCGGCGCGCAGCAGCTCAAGGCGCGGACCGCCCAATGCAGGGTCGGGGATGGCACTGAAGGATTGGAATCTGGCTTCAAACATGGTGCGTCAACGTAGAGGCAAGGCGGGCTTTGGTGCAATCGGCCGAAGTTGCACGCCGCCGTGATCGGGCGAGGGGACGCCGGCGACAGTTCCCGGCGTCGCATTTCGTCGTCGATAGCGTCACCTTGACCGGATAGGGTTCTGGCGTCGCGGTTGCCGACACATGCGCAGCGGCAACGCCCGCGGTTCGCGGGGGGGCGCGGCAGGCGGATGCGACATGCCGTGATCCGGTTTCCGGGATCACGAAGCGATCATCCGGAAACAACCGCGCCGAAAAATCTTGAGCTGAAAGGGATTTTTCGGCAACCGGACAACGAAGCTCCGGCCTGATCGGCCACATTTCGTATGATCCATGGGCCATGACAGACACCGCCATCGAAGCCATCGGATTTGCCGCCGCCGCCGCCACCACGCTGTGCTGGCTGCCGCAGGCGATCCGGCTGATCCGTACCCGCAACACGCAGGCGATCTCGCTGGCGAGCTACGGCTTCTTTTCGGCCGGGGTGGCGCTGTGGCTGGTCTACGGCCTGTTCCTCGGCAACGCCCCGATGATCGCCGCCAATGTCGTCACGCTGGCGCTGACGCTGACAATCGTGGCGATGAAGCTGCGCTATGGCTGACTGCGGCGGGGCGGATCCGGAGGGACGGGAGGGGTCCGGTCCGTCTGCTTTGAGGGAGCCCGTTCTGCCGCCCGCTCGGCTGCTGTCGTGGCCGCTTGCCGGTCGGCGGCACCGGGCGATGCCGAGTTTGCCGACCTTTTCGTTGGTCAGGCCGGTCCGTTCAAGCCCGCCAAAAACAAAAAGCCCCGCCAGGGCGGGGCTCTAAAAGGGAGAGGCACGCCTCAGCCGACGCGGAGGTTCTCCGCCGCAGTCTTGCCGCGGTTGGTCACCAGATCAAAGGTGACAGTCTGACCCTCGTTCAGGGTCGTCAGCCCGGCCCGCTCGACCGCGCTGATGTGGACGAACACGTCCTTTCCGCCGGTGGCCGGCTGAATGAACCCGTAACCTTTGGTCGGGTTGAACCACTTGACGGTGCCCTTTTGCATCGTCGGTCTCCGAAGTGAGTGAAGTCTCGACACCGCGCGTGGTCGTTCTCCACGCTCGCCGCCACACCCGGTGATTTTGGGGGTCCGAGAGACGTCAAAGGCCGTTCGGCGAAAGACGAGGCCGGAACGGCCAAAATCCGTATGCAACAAAATCGTGCTTCATTCCTGCGAGGAAAACAAGGCTCTTGTTGAACTCCCGCCGATTGATGCGGTTCGCAGCTACCGTCATCCGGCCGGCGGTCGGGGCCGCCCGGCCGGCTTCGAGGCCTCACTGCCCGGCCCCATAAGGCCACGCTCGAGGCTTCCGCCTCAGTTCATCAGCTTGCGGAACAGGCTGGTCCGCACGCTTCCGGTCGGGGCCGGGTCGGGCGACAGCGTCACCGTGGCCGCCACCGCCGGCGCCATCATGGCTGTGGCGGGCGCCTCGGTTGCGGCCGGCTCGTCGACCTCGGTGCCGTCCGCCGCATCCGCTGTGTCGTTGCGGGCGTAGCGCACGGTGCAATGGTTCTCGAAGAACTGTGCGGCCACGGCGGCGATGTCGTCGGAATAGCCGCGGTCGTGCGGCGACCACTTGCGGGTCAGGTCGGTGAAGGTGATCGGGCGGCGCAGGCGGTGCGCCCAGTTGGGGATTTCGCCCCAGCCCTGCACCAGCCGGGTGCGGTTGGCGACCGGTTGGTCGACGTCCTCACCGGCATACATCGAGACATGCTGGAGGTGGGCGAGCACGCCGGTCGAGACGTCGGCGAAGGCCTCGCCGCTTTGGCCGCGGCCGGTGGCGCCGATGCCGGCGAAGTTGTTCTGACCCGGCGACACCAGGCCCGGGCGGCCGTTGGCCTGGAAGAACCGCAGCCAGTTGGTCTCCACCACCATCTGGAAGAAGGCATAATCCCAGCGCAGGCCGAGCGCGCGGCCGTGCTGGGCGTAATGCTGCGCGATGGTCTGAAGGCGCGGGTCGAGGTCGTGGTGGCGCGTCTTCAGGAATCGGGTCAGCTGGGCCGGGGTGACGCAGGCGGGCACCTGGTTGCCGGGTCCGGCCTTGATGGCGGGGAGCTGCGCCGCGGCGAGCGGCGCGGGGCCGACAGTGGCGCCGCACAGGACGACGGCGACGATGGCGGCGACCTCGCGAAGACGGCTGTGGTCGCGACGGATGGTCATGCGGGTCCCGGGATTCAAATCACCAGACTCCGCTTATCCTCCGTCAAGGTTAACGAACAATTTACGATTGCGGTAAGGGGACGCTTCGCGGTCCCGGCCGCCACAACGGCCCGCGCACCGGCGTTGTGCCGGCGCTCGCTCGAATTCGTCATCTGATCGCCCCTCTCGACAGGTGCGACCCGGTCGGTCACCGCGTGACGCCGGGTCGGGGCGCACCGGAAATCCTCATTTGGCGGGATTTCGCGGCGGCCGAACTGCGCGTCCCTCCGGCATGCTCGGCCGAAGGTCGTGCCACTGTGCGGGAGACGGTGTCCGTCGTTGCGGAGCGGGCGAACCTCGCCGCTCCGACCAAGGACATCGGAGCGGGTTCGTCGAACTGGCGTTTCGTGCGTCCGCCCGCAAACCGGTTGCGGATGCGCTGTTACCCCAGCCGTGCCTCTAGCGTCTCCCACAAGGGATTTGAGGCGGTGAAGACGTACTCGATCGGTGCCACCGTCACTGCCTCCGCTCCTCGTTCGCGCAGGAATGAGGCGAGAGCATGGATCGCCACTGGCGGGCAATGCAGCGTCACCATGCCGGTCGAGGTCGGCGCGCCGAACGGCGCGGTGACGCCGAATTTCGCCGTGGCGTCCTCGATCATCTCGGCGGTGAGCTCGGGGAAGCGGGTGCGCACCTCGCGGATCGAGCGGGCGAGCCCCTCGGCGGCGATGCGGTCGAGGATGGCGGCGGCGGCGGTGCGGTTGTCGTCGGTCCAGGTGGCGGTGAGCGAGG is from Blastochloris viridis and encodes:
- a CDS encoding helix-turn-helix transcriptional regulator — translated: MQACGVVAEKVAAILAAPQAGSEGGRLLSAHLAALHRMAPFERYSMAGLPQPGRGIGTGTVLASTWPEGLLHDYLGARWFETDPTVLVMRRSPGLFSDTVLADATPDLIAARRLQTVKEGAGRHFVGVPIRHFGRPVGAVVIYRHEAFSPTESAVIELVAPALHAAAAGLPTASEPGPLTPRERECLAWCSEGFTSRQIGDRLLISEFTAIAHLNAAMRKLGAGSRTQAVAEAIRHGHIA
- the purU gene encoding formyltetrahydrofolate deformylase → MQLPLPQSQIVQASSEPAQPQFTLTISCPDRIGVVAEVSGFLTHHECFITSSSHFGDIETGQFFMRTAFLLPPGLSFADLTPKFAPIASKFSMKWGFHDERRKDRVLLLVSKQGHCLNNMLYLYLSGSLRIEIPAIISNHRDLEQMSGWHRIPFYHLPVTNETRAQQEDKIIKLVDDLKIDLIVLARYMQILSPKLCEALAWRAINIHHSFLPSFKGAMPYHQAHTRGVKLIGATAHYVTKDLDEGPIIEQDVERVDHTLTVDELITIGRDIETRVLSRAVRWHTQHRVLPNGTKTVVFR
- the rpsU gene encoding 30S ribosomal protein S21; its protein translation is MQVFVRDNNVEQALKVLKKKMQREGVFREMKQRRAYEKPSERKTREKAEAVRRMRKAARKQAQREGLLPAPKRPARDARGGRPGFGARPGFGAPPRPRPVTAAPGSPEAIGDTTGTLT
- a CDS encoding cold-shock protein — protein: MITGTVKFYNDQKGYGFIRPDDGSKDVFVHATALERAGIRGLAEGQKVTFDTAEDRRTGKVAVNNIQPA
- the cbpA gene encoding modified peptide precursor CbpA: MDHTATATTRPAAAQPAPRPAVIAIRKSCDSEGTGLSHFVLMDKEALK
- the cbpB gene encoding peptide-modifying radical SAM enzyme CbpB is translated as MNAPFDPTALGTAPSRGRFVNSGMGPQLQPYDIGHPTHIALISPDTAFWALIAKDQLADTLAGGALLEGYRASADAFGREMAALRFGLKPSAVYVNATERCNLNCTYCYIPAEMRRDGTDMDAPTLLDALSRLERYFRRHMPEGRKPQIIFHGAEPMIARDAIFQGIDAFKDRFRFGVQTNATLLDDKAIAFLTSRGVGIGLSLDAPVAAIADRTRANWSGAGVYNKVVEAIERLKGYPAFNVICTMSSQNLDQLDAMVEFLHAREVPACMLNVIRCTLPGARTVRPDDAPLAEAFIAALERSHALYRQTGRKLVVANFANILIGILAPTARRLMCDISPCGGGRAFFALVPNGDLFPCSEFIGLPEFKGGNLFADDIDEVLAQPAFTKVSGRKVEDIAPCRGCAIRHFCGSPCPAEAHEMNGGMDRTGAYCEFYEEQTRYAFRLIAEGRHADFLWDGWDDGTETVFDAARLGC
- a CDS encoding DUF3592 domain-containing protein — protein: MIGRVVLSLLGILLLVWGLGTPLVAMFGAEAEGRVTHVRRQGGERGEAVPNRYTYAIAYEFRLPDGTTAEGVTQRVGDAFSPRLSEDGRPLKVRYLRHFPRISTLGWRWENAIENLIVGAVGGLLIVLPWRRRKVAATRACRQA
- a CDS encoding SDR family oxidoreductase translates to MASYLITGANRGIGLGIVEQLVLRGERVFVCARNPDVDPLAVLAGKHPGQVTLHRLDVTDQASVDALADAIAGQPLDVLINNAGIHGPERQGALDMDFEGFARTLAVNTLAPLRVSQALVSNLEAGIKPRIVMISSIMGQLARPMPGDVAYCTSKTALNKVMQALALELKDAGIAVAAVHPGWVKTDMGGPQAPLAVAESARNLIATIDALTLAQTGSFFNYDGTPLAW
- a CDS encoding aminopeptidase P family protein is translated as MFEARFQSFSAIPDPALGGPRLELLRAELARLGLDGFVVPRADAYQNEYVPPAEERLRWLTGFSGSAGTVVVLRERAAIFVDGRYTLQVGLEVDTARFEPINIVDRTPDAWIAANLAGGRLGYDPWLHTREQARKLAAAAKAAGGSLVAVEPNPIDRVWTDRPASPCAPVVLHPLEFAGEAASAKLDRVRAALAEARADCLLVTDPHALAWVFNIRGGDVAHTPLPLGWAMIPCEGELQLFLDHRKLAGDVRAALAEVASLAEPAELETQLSILAATGATVRLDRDSAPDRLAGVVERAGGIADVGADPIARLKAVKNAVEIAGSKAAHRRDGAAIVRFLAWLDREAPAGQLTEVAVAEALESFRRDSGLLRDISFPTIAGAGPNAALPHYRVTTATNRRVEPGILLVDSGGQYQDGTTDITRTIAIGAPTAAMRRHFTLVLKGHIAIATAVFPAGTTGAQLDPFARRALWAAGLDFDHGTGHGVGSYLSVHEGPARISRLGHTALEPGMILSNEPGYYRAGAYGIRIENLELVREVPTPAGGERPLLGFEALTLAPIDRQLVEPALLTPEEIAWLDAYHGRVAAEIGPLVDAQTAAWLAAATRPIC
- a CDS encoding SemiSWEET transporter, giving the protein MTDTAIEAIGFAAAAATTLCWLPQAIRLIRTRNTQAISLASYGFFSAGVALWLVYGLFLGNAPMIAANVVTLALTLTIVAMKLRYG
- a CDS encoding cold-shock protein, whose translation is MQKGTVKWFNPTKGYGFIQPATGGKDVFVHISAVERAGLTTLNEGQTVTFDLVTNRGKTAAENLRVG